The sequence CAAAGACTTTATTATATTCATAAAGActtaatacaaaaataaacttcagtacttaatttgaaacaaaaattgaaagctatacAAAAATTCAAGCATTTATTAACGCTCAAAGCAGAACAAATATTGTTGGACATCTAATTTACAGATATGAATTGAATCAGAAGAGTATTAAAagcaaaaaatgtgtttctttttttgtagGTATAACAAAAATCAAGAGAGACATTGTATTTGCTGCAAGTTTGTATCTCTAGTGGATATGGACACCAAAGGAAGAAATTGAAAGACATGGatgataaagaaagaaaagaacagCCTCCTTGGAAATTGAGGTGTTCAGATTATGGaatttgggggagggggggggggtgcatcAAGACTGAGGGACACTATTGTGCTCTTTCAAATAAACACTCAAGTACATTttgtatgtcagaaatatcaagTTTGAGTGCAAGGCATATCTTAGAGGATGTTCACATATTACTGGTAATTTCTTGGACACTCCTGTCCTAGGGATATCAACTGGATGCATAAATTGCAGAATTTAACATGCAAAGCAGACTGTGCCACGATCAACTTGTCAGAGAACaaagatttaaaaaatatttaaaatatttactgGTAGTAACGAATATCAAATTCGTCTTAACTGTATAATCTGCCAGCTTTTTCTGCACAGGTTCCAATCTGCATCACTTGTAATTCTCTGCCAAATCTTTCTTCAGTTGTAAAGTTTATAgatgtttgaaataaatttctcttttatttgatgtctgtttcagtgaattttatgcTATTTCCAGTCAACGCTGGAGAACTGCTTTCTTTAACAACAATTGCCTAATCTTTGGATTATTAACCTCGTAGCCAATCAAAATAAGTGCCGATTGAAAGACACATACATCCTCTTTGTGTTACATTACACAATAGGCATTGATGAGTgcagttttcaaaataatatgctaGAACTGTTTTAAGTATCACAACTGACAAAGGCAAAAATTTGGTATACTAAGTGTAATTGTACAATACAATAACAATTAAGTTTTCTTGACTTCCATTGTCTTTCTTGTTAAAGAAATTGTTATGAAGACAACAAACTGAAGGAGAACAAAACCAATTGAAGTGAACAGACCTCAGTGTTTATTTGATGATAGTGTTACCAACCAAAAGCCTCATGTCAACCATACAGATTGTATTTACATTATCAAGCTAATCATATTGATGATGGAGAAAGTTTTGAGTACACACAAAAGTAATTCTGAAGGCCGTAACATCCAGGCTCAATATTTTAAAGTATTCCTGAAAAATTACAATAAGTCAAAGATTGGTATTCAATTGGACGTAATGGCCCAGCCTGCTCTGCTATGCTGGTCACTGTCTGTTGATTTGACAGGCTGGGGTGTGTTTGATATAGCAATACACACAGGAGGAAACATTTTACACTGATGCCAGTAGCcgataaaagttttttttcttgtctgaaTGTTTGACGGCAGAAGTGGTCGGAAATAACATTAAACGACAACAATTTCATCCAggttttattcttttttattcaaacATAAAACTTCAAGACATTCACGGATAAGTAACACAGAACAACCCAGCGAATCTGCCACTTATGCACCTTGCAAAGGATATAAACCTGATTctgtttaaaaaacaaaagttcaccATTCACAAATGGGAGGGCGCTATTCAACAGTTTAGCCgctaattaaaaataaatggttattatgtcaaatttcaacgTCAGCTGTTATCTTATGAAATGTTTCTGTCGACTGAATTGAAAATACGCGTCAGTATGTCTTCCAATTTTGATTAAATTTGATTTCACCGATCGTGGACGTCACGAATTACCGACCGCCATTTTGATGACGTAGAACAcacaggcagccattttgtgaATTTCTCGTCCTGGAATCTCTAGCTCCTCGAGTACCACCAAAATCAAGACTGCTTACAGCTGTGTCCGAATGCTTTTTGAAGTGACAATGTAAAGCATCTATGGAGAAGCTTTATCCACTTGCTATGTGAATGTTCAAGGTAGAGTACCATTTACCTTAGAGCTGTATATTTCATACAAGTGTTGTAGCTTCGTAACGTAAATTGACGAATCTAGCCGACTTGTTTATGTTGACATGGTAATAAGCCTAGCGCCTCATCGAAGTTTTGAAAACTAGGTATATAGCTTGTCCGTAATCGGAACCAATGGTCTTACGATTATGACTGAAAAAGGATCAAAGGGGAAGTCATTCAGTTATAGCGGCTAACGTGTCAACGGCGtgattttctgaaaatgttGGATAGGCATGTGCACTTGCTCCATTCAGTGTACGGTCTGAGGAACTGTAACCCGCAGCATACGTATATTGTGCATAATAGTGGAAGCCAAGGGGTGAGGCCTCGGAACAAGTTCTCCCAAAGCATTTATCTTATCCTCTTAACATAGACGTTGTTATGGTGGCTTTTATATCCATTACTCAATACTGATATTTTAGTTTTCAATGTGAATGTGATCATAAAATCTACTGTTGTGCAAAGTTCAAGATTTCTACATGATGGCTCCTTTTCTTTTATTCAGCATATCGTGTCACCAAATTTAGTCATTGTAGAAGATTTTACAGAAGAATTACGAGGATATATTCACTCCTGGCAGGAAATAAGTGATAAAGTAACTGGACTGGTAGTACAAATGATACTGTCAAAATGTGAATAAAATCAGGTACAACACAGttacgggactgattctgccaCCTTGAGGAGACGTCAGCCTTAAATGGTGATGACAGAGCCGCTACCATATGATTTACAGGCCTTTGAGCCTCCTCCATCTCTGTGGAAATTGGTGCAAGAGAATGTGGCACAGGAAGAGAGAGGGGAAATCCGGGAGATTCTCGGTGACTCCCTGGTGGAACAGAGCCTGGAGCTCCATACAGAGGTATGTGTCAAACAAGGCAAGGTGATATGGGTGATTCAATGTGGGTACATGAAAGTGTAAGCTGATACGTTGAGTACCTGTTGACcaaactgaaaaagaaaatatttcttctTGTGGGCAAATGCTGTTATGTTATGGCACAACATTTCTTTTCTTGTGGTACATTAGTAGTTCTGCGTTTATTATTAAGGTTTCACATTTCTTTTATTACAAACTGCATAAGATGgttacaagaaatgaaaaatgaacaatttCAACTTTTTACATGTACTTGGAAATTTTCTAGCCTGGTCAGAACATTTCCAGAAGAGAAACCCTTTTCCCGCTGCAGCCATAAAACTAACAAGAGAAATCTCTACGTTGGCATGTCTGACAGTACCTATGTGGTCGTTACAAGGAATGGCTAAACCTGTTGTATCTGTTTTTCACAGGTTGAACTTTTGTTAGAAATATGGAGAGATTACAGAGAGGAAACCAATGGACTTATACCAAGGAGGAGGACTTTGCCAGAACCTCCGCAAGTCAGACAAAGTCTAGtgaatcatatcaaaattttagtcgGTAGTATAAAAGAGAAAGCCAAAGAGGAGGGAAGGTAATTGCATATCTTTATTCAccttttaccagtttttaaagTAGAAAAACCTTGCTGTTTGTCAGATAATTCTCATTCAGATAGTTAAGTGATCATTGTTGATCATTATATGAAATTCAGTGTGGTGTTTGATGTTGTTATTGAAGTCAATATTTGAATCTCGACAAAAACCTCTAGAAAAGAGTGAGAAAAACTTGCTGTTTGTCAGATAATATGTATTTCTCTGAAAATGTCTGTAATGATTTtataatgttttgaaaaaaaatgtaccaACGAATCTTATGTTATTGAGTCAAATCATAAAAGGAGTCTTTTTCCAGTGTCTATGTTGAAATCCATGATAATCATGAGATATTTGATCAGGTCTCACCAAGCATTTGTTGAGTCTATGTATTCTATAATTATGTTTGTCATCATATCATCTGATCTGATATCATGTTGTGGTGAACAACTgataattttcaccattttgccCTAACAGAGTGTTGTATCCTCCCTCTTTCAGACCCTCAGACTCAATATTTACAGATAGCAATAGTGAAGTTTTAGCCTATGTCATGCAGGAGAAGGTCAGAAAGGGTGAGTGATTTCATCCAAGTCAACACGTTCATCGTCACACGATCATTGTCACACATACAAGAGAAACACTGTAACCTTGTTGACAGCGTCGATAGTTTTGTAAATGATATAATCAGTTGACCAAGAAGagattttaaaatacattagCATGTTTATTATCTCATTATATGTGGTGTTTGTGTGGTCTTGGTATTTCTTTCAGCAGTTGATAGATTATATAAAACACAATAAACGCACAATACCCAAGCAGTTACAAATTATGTTCAGTCTATTTGTTACGAACATAATTGCGTTAGTGAAGGCTACAAAATTGACCGCTCAATTTATTCCAAAGCAGTGATTAGTTTTTTGGACTTTGCTCATGTACAGAGATAGAATTTTGGTGTGGTGGATAGAATGAATGGTTTGCAGTTTTGAGGGATTATGCACCATTTGTGTGTTGTTGATAATGTAGTTTTAGGAAAAACTacaaatgtgcaattttgaaaaagCAAAACTTGGAACAGAAGGTTGATGTAATCATTGAAAGGAATTGATATGTTGTCCTTCTGGGCTGTCAGTAAGTCTGGATAAGTATAGTGTGAAAAAATTAGAAGAAAAATGTAGCAACATCAGACCATTATGTATCCTCCAGACtaaattgacatttcatggCTACTTTCACTGGAAATTACCTGTGATTGTaggaaatttacatattatgtATACTGGTATAGGACAGACTCAGAGAAATTCCTTGAAAACTAAATTGATATGATGTAAAGAATTCAGGAATGTTTTTCTCAAAGGCACACTGATATGACTAGTGACATTTCATCTTAAAGAGAGAAAacgataaaacaaagttgatgtAATCATTGAAAGGAATTGATATCAATGAGGTACTGGGTTGACACATTCATACTCTAAAAGAACAATTAGTTGTGATTCCataattgtgaacaaaattaaCTCATGACCATTCTGCCATAAAACAGGTCATTGTAAGGGTCCAGATTATTACTTCTTCAGCTCTGATATCTGATGTCTCAAAATTGCCTCataatcattttgttttttaatgtacCATACAATTATAATCCACTGACAAAGCTGATCAGTCAACTTATCATGTCGTTAACAAGTGAAAGTGGAAATTCCTAGTGCaccaattttttgttttgtagacACCATACCTGTAGTATCATGAACCGTATCTCAGTGTGTGTTTGTCAAATATATTATGCATCACAATCATAAATCTCTTTAAATCTCTCTTTTTCAGGCACTTCAAGTCCAAGCAATATGAAAAGACCATCGACAGCAACCAGTTCTAGAGATGGTAGAGAAACTCCATTGATGACGCCCTCTAGTGATGGAGATATGTAAGTACACAATGCTAATCTCTGTTCTTTACCTTAGTACACCTATTATGTAGAAGTGAACTATAAGTATTGTAGACCTAATATGGATTGTAATGTATACAGATCTGAGATTAGTAAGAATTACAGTTTTACAAAGAGTGGTACTTCCATCAGGGATCATCTCAGTTCATGATCAGTGGGTTTATTAGTGACACATGTTCCATATGATCAGAAACGTTTAGACAGTAACTTTGTATATAGAGTGATTGAAGATTTATCAAGAAGCATTTAGTCATGTGATTATGGTAACCTTGCTGATAGCAAGACAACAATGTaaaagcaaaaatacaaataatggTCACTTGTGCACTTTGTGAGAGCTACACTCTCAGTGGCAGACAATGGGAAGAAACAAGGCTATGAAATCTGATAAATAAAAgtcaagtattatttttccttctttctAAACATTGTACCCCAGAATGACGTGTAGATGTAACAGAATTACCGAAAGCCCTTACTTTTCCTTGATCTGATCAGAGTTGTTTTATGATTTCATTCAGGTTATCGTTGTCATCCACCATCAGTGACCAAGTAGACTCTGTGAAAGAACAGTTGAATATCTTGAAAATAGATGAAGTTGTCCAGCAACTGAGGTAAggctttcaataatgttctgcTCTAGTATGGTACCAGAAGTGGTATTACTGTAGGTGGTAACAGTAGTAGTAATGACACCATTTGCAGTGTTTTTTGAAGCTTTCAATCGGTTGAAAAGATCATTTTCTGCTACTAGATGATTTCATCAAGATTCTCTGTTGAACACACTCAATGCGTGCAGTGTATGAGAATCTATATCTGTCAACATTGTATCAAGTCAACCATGCATGACAAGGGTTCTAATTCTCAATACCAGATCTTGAAGTACGTCATCTAATGAGTCTTTCCATTCTTGTTGCATGTAGACTTACTCTAGAAGATGAAATTCAGACCTTACTGCGAGATATCGCATTTCTTCAAGACTGTCTTGAAGAAGAGTCAGATTTCAGGGCCAAGTCAGTCATGTCAGTACACAGGGaaccaacactgtcaggtgagATATACATAAACAACGTGATTGGTTAATCAGTGCCATATGAACCATGCTGTTTGGCCAATCTTGTGAGTCAGACGTTCTGATTAGCTAAGTGTACCGGTATAATAACGCCTGATTTATATTGATATTTCACTGTTAAATTTGTCCTTTGAAACAAAAGTTTGTCATGAACAGTGCTGCACTGTTATCTGGCGTGATCTTGATTCAGTACCAGAACAGGCTTTAGATATTTGTTAAAATCATCCCTTCAAGAAAACTACATGGGGCAGGAAGGATAACATCAAGTTTTGAAAACCAACACTCTGCCAGAATTTACTTGATTGTGTGATTTTCCATCAATGTAAGATCAAAACTGCTTGGTCTTCCTCTGTTGATCTTTCAATTACAACCGTAACATCtctaatttctttgattttcagATTTGAAAGAGGAACGAGCCAAACTACAAAGAGTCGGTGAGAGTTCATTGCCAACCACACCACCTGGCAAAAGGTCCCTGCCAACAGTAGCCACAAGGTGAGTTTTGAGTACAGAGTATTATCTTTCACTCTGTAACtcagtatttgaaatttggcaatTACTGTACTTCATGGATTCAGGTTACCATCACAGACgctgtatttgtgtgtgtgtgagtgtgtctgTCTAGCTTTCTGTTTGCAACATTTCACAAAACTAGTGTTGTGTCTCCAGTTTAATTGACAACATCAGGACTGTGCCAAACTCTGTACAGGGAGAGGTAATATTACCTTTTGTGACAGAGAAATTTGTCACATGCCAGTCATTTCTGTTCAATTTACCCAATTTTGCAGTAAAGTATTGCAGTAATACAGAATGGCAAAAGTGCAGCTGCAGTTCTGTGTTGTCAGTGTTATTGAAGTTAGTGTGCATCATGGTTGTGAAAAAGTCCTCAGAAAATAGTTTTGTACTGTCTGTCAATTCTTACGGTAACGGAAAACTGTAGCCCTGTGAGTAACATTGTACCCAGTGAATTCAGGTAGCAGGGATAAGTATCAATCTTTATCCTGTCAGGCCTATCACTTTCCCATCTGCAGAGTATGTAAAAAGTtttattgagccaaaacctatATGTACTTCTATCTACTTGGCATAGTATGTTATAGCAGGTTTAGTCAGTACAAACTTTATCTGCCCACAGGTTTGGAGCAAATCTACCAGTAACCCTTATTCTGCCAAAGctgtcacttccccatctgccacaTTGTTACAAAAATGTACTGAGCCAAATCATTGTGTATTTTCACTCACAGTATTTAGCATGGCATGTTGTAGCAGGTTGAGTCAGTCAAAATCATTTCTACACTATCCATGTTGTCAGTAGACAAAGATCTGTCACTCTAGGGCTGCTCTCTACATCCCTctgtagagagcgccctcaaacgaTGGATGTTTCAGTCTGTGTTGTCAGGGGCCTTCAATTGTTCATGTCTTTGTAAAAATGTAACACACTGGATATGTTGTGCCTCattagttttaaccaacttgacctgacggTGATTTATAAACTTGGCAGGATTAGGGTGAAATGAACATTCCCAAGTTACCCGATACAAATGCAATGTTATGCTTGTGTAAATTCCATTTTTGACGAGCTTGTAACTCTGTACGACTGTAGTTTGGTTCTGTCCTGATGTTGTCAATGATACTTTTTGAACCTTGTTTTGGGACATTGGGGTAGAAGGGTTAAATCTGGATTATTTCTGTATATCCACAGTCAGCTCACAATGAACACTGACATtacgtgtttgtttgtttccctATTCCAGGAGACTTCCAGCACCCCTCAAACCAAGCAGCCCTAAGATGAGACCTCAGACCGTGTCACCACAAGTCAACGGACCCAAACAGACACCACTCAGAGCTAACCATGGCATAGTGCAGGCAACAAATCCCACTCTGTCAACAACAAATCTTTCATTTCCTGGCAAACAGACACCTCCTGTACCAAGCCCTAGAAGGATAAATATGAAAGCAAACGTAAGTACAGGCCGTTGAATTATAgttcaatatttcaaataaaagcaTTTCCATAACAACAGAGCAAAAGCaacttttgtcaaaaatgatggTTAATATCAAGTAATTTACAATCATGAAAAATCTTAGAAATGATTGAACAATATACCATTATTTTATGTCAGTTACAGAATACCCTTGACCCTCATACATTCTTTTATttgcaatgtacatgtatttcgaAAGTCTCTGGCGTTCATTATCATATATTATCATATAAGTGTTGTCTTCTTTGTTTGCTGAAGAAATTTTTTGTACTTTGTGAAACTCTTACTTATTTGAGTTTATCAGAGTTTAAGCcaaataagtttaaactcaAAATTGTGTGCGTTGTTTAGAAAGAAACAACTCTTCTCCTGAGATTGAAATAGTTCCAGACATCGATGTAAAGTTGTGATCTAGCTCACCTCTGAGTGTAATGCTAAAAGGATTTTACAGTTTGTTTTAGTTGAAATATTGTTGACTGTGCACAAATGCAATGCTTATATAATATTGGCCATATGATGTTTGCTTCAAATTGTTTGATATTgttactatcatagaacataACATATCTGTAACAATGGGTGAAGACATATAAGTAGGTATTGGTATCGCATTGTAGTCATTGATCTGTCGAAAATCTCTGAGACTTTGGCAAACAAGAGGAATGGACATGCTATGAACCTAATTCATATTCAGACATCTAGCCAGTCAGTTTAAGCTGCTTCTCCCCAATTCCcaataaacaggtccacaatcaccactgaTAACAGTGGGTTTTAGCAAAATTGTGGGGGTGATAGGGTTATATAGATTGAAGatcaataaaaatgtacatgatGTCATTGCAGGAGAGAGCAGTACTCCGTCCAAGTCGACCCGATGGATCAACAGGAGTTGTTAACCccaaaaagatgacaaactcgCCATCGCCGCCACTTCAGCCATCGCCGCCTTCGTCTGCCGGTCTGAAGAGACCAAGCTCAGCGCAGAGATTCAGGAAAATGGTCTTGGATTATCGGCAAGACGACTCATAGCAGTAGGCATGTGTAGAGTTTCTGTTGTCTGATAAAGCTACCGTAGATCCCAGTGCAGGCTCAGTGTGGGCATTATCCATCCCAAGTTGCTCGTTACATTCCCTGACTGTCTGCTTTCTCAACCAAGTTTGTTGGTTTGTTGTATGTTTTTCAGTTCTTCCAAGTGGTGTTTGACTTTTTTACGCTGAGGAATTTTGACATGTATTTTGCAAGTGTGCCATTCTGATATGGTGCCATCATTGCTTTGCGCTCCTGTATGGATTTGATCTAAGCCGAGGTAATAGTTCAGTGCTTTTGCTACTGTGATTACGAGGCTTAGCATACATCTGTTGTCATCAATAAGGACATGCATCCCTGCACATCATAAAGTAtgctttttagctcccatataatatgcatatgtatatatgcaaatgggaggtattcgtataaggtggaaaaatgtcgtctgtatgtatgtatgtatgtatgtatgtatgtatgtatgtatgtccgtccacatcaaaaactcctaaaccgtagcacctactgtcttagtatttggtgtacaggtgcacctaggggtggagatgtgaatttgttcaaatgaacatgtcagtgccaaaaatatgcaaatgaggggaaaaaaaggaaaaatcctgcaaatggctaaaactcagtaagcattggtcagatttggttgaaacttggtatgcagatttctttaggtattctaaagtatatgtgcaaaatttggtatgaaatttgcatgtttgtatttttagggtatttttttccgtttttagtcaaaaaatcttgttctctgaagtcgctcatctgattgctatgaaacttcatattcatgttcctcagaatgacctcagtcatgcttgtgcaaattgtattgatattgtcatatatttgtaattttggggcaattttcataattttgataaaaaaattttttatccaaaaactactgatttgatagctttgatatttggtataggTACAGGTATCTAAGGTTAAtcccaatataatgtattgaaggtatgttgaaactggcaattttttattttggggcaatttttgcctttttggtcaaaaatttttctcctaaaacttgtgatctggtagctttgatatctagtgtacaggttcctagggtttatgttaatttgatatatttaaaattaggatgaaatctgcaattttgtattttgggggcaatttttctcatttttggtcaaaaaatttgtttctcaaaatttaccagtctgattgctttgatatttagtaaacaggttcttagggtttttgttaataagatatattgaaattaagttgaaatccggaattttgaatttttggggcaactttgtgaaactttcagttttactgggatatctttcattttgtatttttaggattttttttgtaattttatacctactgaaactaagagtatataatgtggtgatttagtaagcatttgatatggtaaactgtatttggtgttgaaatgcagtaaaaaaatcctctcagattttgaaaaaattccaaacaaataaataaaaaattcagccagagaagtttgacaaaacgaaaagatgggagagtggggaaaaaagaatgtacaatggatcggataaaaaagatactgtaatgtacctcatcgatcttccagacacagTCCCTTATCAAAtagtccaccccgatgtatttttgtgcgcaattaaccatgcagtgtattttagtttaagatgtcaagttaggtaaggatttgaaagggatggtcaagttcaccacagtttaattttatctcttgtttcatcatccttgtgtaattggttaagtttgtaagttgttccagatgttgatgcaccagctgttctggaagaaaacaatgtttacttttccgtgtagggtttctgagttgatgattgtatgttgaaatttctccatgtatctggtgtataggcaaagtgtaaacattgttgcatgttatgtatttcagtctttgtcaaatattgtaaatgaaaaatcaagaacagtttactgtgtacttgtaaaagataacatatttgtcaatacataaactgccttgcagattgattgtcttaaacaTTATCACAGGAgttgaaaaggaaaagaaactaatcaactaatcaaattgctgtaacatattcactctcagtgcctgtataggcctatacttaactattttatcattaccatgggcaaggcacacttggggtcagtGTCATCACTcggtgccagtctgtgtatgtcagtctgtctgtatatgtatgtccatgtttcatacaattgttgacttgttttgataactatatgggagcgaacagtgatgttgtcactatttttcagtACACTTGTTACACTGAACCAAAACACAGGATGGGTAAAATGTAGAAGATTTTTTTCCCATTACAGTCTAGGCTCTCAGTGTAATACAGTTTCCTTATATCACCACAGTCACTCCAAACTGTTTGAAGACTTGTCTGTCAAAGATTACAGGGTTATGATGTGTAAGATTTGGTTGCCAGTGAGTTCTGACCTAGTGACATTTTATTTCCATAATTTATATGTAAAGCATAAACTGCACAGTATATCAttttacctttgacctttcaataAACATTATAGTTTTGTACCTTGTGTTCCACTTGTGACATTGAAAGCTGTGATGACAAACATTTCAGTTGATGTTCATGTTTTCAAGCTTGTATAAAATGAATAGAGACTGCTTTTCACTCTTGTAAAGTGTGAACATCAGAGCTGTCTCCATATTAGTGCCcttgtatattttgaaatagtGAAGGTCACTTTCTCAATGCAATTTTGTATGATAAATGCTTCTTTTAGGCTGAACTGGGTTGAAAATGTtgtaattaaaattttggtgccatggtaaaatgtgcattctcCAGAGAGTGATAGTGTTATGATGTATTTCCTCACTGCATAACACGATCAAAACTTGGAGTAATGCTAAAACATTTCCTATTccaaaatatggacttttcagcgtgattatttgttgtttattgttgtgACTGTGTTGCTAAATAAATGCAACCTCCCTTTCCTAGGATATTTTATTGCATGCAGAAAGTGATGATGTCATTGAAATGTGTGTAATGATTTCACATCACAGCAGTGAGGTTGTTGATGTTGTAAGTCTCAGCATGAGACAaaatgaagatttgtttttaaagatatttttgtatttcCATATGCCATGGAATGTATCactaatatataatttttacataattgataaaaaattgtgttttaaaatgtgtCAGAGTACATCCTTTTCAGATAAAAAGATGTACGTCAGTGCTTCAAAAATGTAAAGAACACTTACCGGTGACCTTCGTTTGGATGAAGTAGAAAgttcaagaaatgaaatttcagGTGCTTTTGGATGTttttatgtttctttactttcaCCCACATTGAATACAGTGCTGACTGTCTATTGTTTCTTTTTCATCAAGAAAGAAAGCTGTAAATTACCCAATAGGTAAATTTGTggcacacaaaaaataaaacagtctCTGCAAGTTTTATAACAAGGAGTTTTATGATAGAGAGATGTATCACACTGTTAGAAGTGAACAACAAACTGGAGTGAATCTTGTTCTAAATAATTTTGCCAGATTGTCGTGAAATAATTACTATGACAACATGTCAGTCTTAAAAATGCCCCACCATGTGTGTTTTTCAAATCTGAAGTTCATTTCTCAGTCACTGTCACTCCTACCATAGTGGACAACCGTTTTGCTGCATGTTGCTGTTTAGAATTTTATGTGTGCTGTACATGTTTGAGAATTATATCTTGTGTATAAAAATATGTGgaataatttttgtaaattaatcTGAAACATTCTTATTTCAGATAgttgtaaaatgaatataacTGTGTGGCAATTGTTTAGATTTATCTTTTTTACAACTTCCAggattttgaatatttgatagTTTGCTTTTTGTACTCATGCTAACAGATTGTCTTTGTGACTGTTTAACTTTTCCACATTCAAGTACAAATTACATTCGCCATTCACTGTTATACAAACAATAAATAATACTAATACGCAAAAACCAAATAGGCAAATAGAAATGTTTTGCTACAGAATATACTGACTATTTTATGACTTCAGATGTTAATTTATAATGCTATGTTATAAAATTACTAGAAATGTATGCAGTTGAAACTAATTGGTAtagtttgcaaatttttcataATGTAAGCTGTGGAGGGTCACTGCAGTT comes from Ptychodera flava strain L36383 chromosome 8, AS_Pfla_20210202, whole genome shotgun sequence and encodes:
- the LOC139139009 gene encoding coiled-coil domain-containing protein 24-like codes for the protein MVMTEPLPYDLQAFEPPPSLWKLVQENVAQEERGEIREILGDSLVEQSLELHTEVELLLEIWRDYREETNGLIPRRRTLPEPPQVRQSLVNHIKILVGSIKEKAKEEGRPSDSIFTDSNSEVLAYVMQEKVRKGTSSPSNMKRPSTATSSRDGRETPLMTPSSDGDMLSLSSTISDQVDSVKEQLNILKIDEVVQQLRLTLEDEIQTLLRDIAFLQDCLEEESDFRAKSVMSVHREPTLSDLKEERAKLQRVGESSLPTTPPGKRSLPTVATRRLPAPLKPSSPKMRPQTVSPQVNGPKQTPLRANHGIVQATNPTLSTTNLSFPGKQTPPVPSPRRINMKANERAVLRPSRPDGSTGVVNPKKMTNSPSPPLQPSPPSSAGLKRPSSAQRFRKMVLDYRQDDS